The nucleotide window TTACGACTCTTGGAAGCGGCACGACGGAAAGCGACCCTGCCGATCACGTCGCGAAGCGACCTTTGCCCGCTGTTGACCTGACCTGGGACGAGGATGATGCGCCCGTGGTAGACAGACCCGGAGAACCGGGAGAACATCTTGTAGAGCAGTTCGTTGCGTCTACCTCTCTTGCACTGCAGGAGGAAGATGCCGCTGCATCTATCAAACTTCTGCTCAGGAGAAAATCTCTGTCCGATAAACTTATTGTCGAGAAGCCGCCATTGGAGCCAAAGACAGCCATGGTCTGTCTTGCGAACGAAGAACTCGTCATGGAGAAAATCGAGATTGAGCGGCAGAACCTCTTCAAAGAGCTGGATAGGCTTGCAAGGACCACGGCCGCAGCGAGAGGATACCAGTCCCGTTTTCCGTTGCCGCCGCCTATGGCGGCGTTTGTCTCCAGCGAAGGCTGATATCGATTTGAAGTCCGTGGCCTTGTCGAATTGCTGACGCCTGTCGACAAATTGTGATCCAAGGGCTCAAAGCCTTTCGTCGTTGTTAGATGAATATTGTATGAATTTAAGGTGTTACGCTTATGGCTACATGGCATGAGTATTGCTTGAGCAGTATCAATCAAGGAGAAAATTAAGCTACGACTGAGGGGGAGCACCCTCTTTCCCCGTGGTCTCCTCCGCCCCCCAGAGCCCCATGGGGCTCTGGGGTCCCCCCTTTTTTTGTGCGGTCAGGGTTCCGGATGTGGGCTCATAACGAGGGACTTTGCGGCGAGCCGCTCGATCTTACCTTCGGCTGTTGTCAAACATTACGGGTTTGTAATTTTCGCGTAATCACCGTGTCAGATCTATAATTTATACTGGCATCATAAAGGGACGGCAGCCGACGATACGGCAGTTGGAGAAGAGAAGAATCGCAGTCTCTTCACGCCGCATAGCAGGTTGACAAGGCGCGCGTTGCTGTATTACGCTACTTAAGTTTGCGTAACCAAAATGTTTTGAGGGGACTGGGCAGGCGACGGAATAGCTGATCAACTGAAAAAAGTTCAAAAGATGAGCCTTGCCTGTCCGAGTAACAAAAATCCGTTGTAACGTTTTTCAAACATCTGACGACTAAATAAAGAGGAGTGAAGCCTGCTTTATGGCTGAGTCTTTGCATGAATTGAGCAAAAGAGACTTCGTGCCCGACACAAGAACCTGAGTAAGCCACTATGCCCGCACAAGAAGCCGAAAGTAACGCACAATCACACTACACAGGCTCGTCTTCGCGGCGCAAACGCTGGTGGATATTCCTTCTGGTAATCTGCCTGCTGGCCGTCGGGGTTTATGCGCTTCTCGTCAAGACGGGGAAAATACCTTTTGGAGGTAGTGCTAATCAGGCTAAGGCCCCTCCTCCCGGCCTTCCCGTCGTGGCGGTCCCGGCAAAGAAGGGCGACTTCAATATTTTTATCACGGGACTTGGCGCGGTTACCCCTGTTTACACGGTGACAGTAAAGAGCCGCGTCGATGGTCAGTTGATGGAGGTGCTCTATCGCGAAGGCCAGATGGTGAAGCAGGGAGACCTTCTTGCCGTTATCGACCCTCGGCCTTTTCAAGTCCAACTCATGCAGGCTGAGGGGCAATTGGCCCGTGATGAGGCACTGCTGAAGAACGCCGTTATTGACGTGGAACGCTACCGTGTGCTCTGGCAGCAGGATTCAGTTCAGAAGCAGCAGCTTGACACGCAGGAGGCGTTGGTCCGCCAATACGAAGGAGTAGTGAAGACGGACCGCGGATTGATCGACAGCGCGAAGCTTCAACTCATCTACTGTCGTATCATGTCGCCGATAAGCGGCAGAGTGGGCCTGAGGCTCGTGGATCCCGGCAATATTGTTCATGCGACCGATCCTAACGGTCTCCTCGTCATCACGCAGCTTCAGCCTATCACAGTGATCTTTCCAATTTCGGAAGATTACCTTCCTCTCGTGGTCCCCAAGCTCAGGGCGGGCAAGGAATTGATTGTCGAGGCCTATGATCGGGAGGACAAGCACAAGCTTGCAGTAGGATCGTTGCTCACCATCGACAACCAGGTGGATCCTACAACGGGCACGGTTAAATTCAGGGCGATTTTCCCGAACAAGGGAGACGAGCTTTTCCCCAATCAGTTTGTCAACGCGCATCTGCTGGTTGACCTCAGAGTTGGGGCCACGATCGTCCAGACTTCCGCAATACAGCGCGGCCCGCGGGGCACTTATGTGTATGTGGTAAACAAGGACAAGACGGTGACGCAGCGCCTGTCCGAGATTGGAGAAACCCAGCGCGGTCAAACCATCATAAAGGCAGGCGTGGAGCCGGGTGAACTGGTCGTTGTCGATGGCGCGGAAAGGCTGCGAGACGGCGCACGGGTGGAGGTGAAGGTCCAGGCGGATGATAGAACGCCTAAAGGCGGCCGATGAACCTTTCACGTATTTTCATTCTGCGGCCGGTCGCAACGACGCTGCTCATGGTAGCGATCATCCTGGCCGGCGCTGTGGCTTACAAACAGCTACCGGTATCTGCTCTTCCACAGGTTGACTACCCAACTATTCAGGTCCGCACATTCTACCCCGGGGGAAGCCCGGATGTTATCGCCTCATCGATAACAGCGCCGCTCGAGCGCCAGTTCGGCATGATGCCGGGTTTGACGCAGATGACGTCCACAAGTTCCAGTGGCGCGTCAATAATTACGCTGCAGTTCACACTGGAACTGAGCCTGGATGTTGCAGAGCAGCAGGTGCAGGCGGCGATCAACGCGTCCTTTACCTACCTGCCGCGCGATCTTCCGATCCCGCCTGTCTACAGTAAAGTAAACCCTGCTGATGCGCCGATTCTTACTCT belongs to Syntrophorhabdales bacterium and includes:
- a CDS encoding MdtA/MuxA family multidrug efflux RND transporter periplasmic adaptor subunit yields the protein MPAQEAESNAQSHYTGSSSRRKRWWIFLLVICLLAVGVYALLVKTGKIPFGGSANQAKAPPPGLPVVAVPAKKGDFNIFITGLGAVTPVYTVTVKSRVDGQLMEVLYREGQMVKQGDLLAVIDPRPFQVQLMQAEGQLARDEALLKNAVIDVERYRVLWQQDSVQKQQLDTQEALVRQYEGVVKTDRGLIDSAKLQLIYCRIMSPISGRVGLRLVDPGNIVHATDPNGLLVITQLQPITVIFPISEDYLPLVVPKLRAGKELIVEAYDREDKHKLAVGSLLTIDNQVDPTTGTVKFRAIFPNKGDELFPNQFVNAHLLVDLRVGATIVQTSAIQRGPRGTYVYVVNKDKTVTQRLSEIGETQRGQTIIKAGVEPGELVVVDGAERLRDGARVEVKVQADDRTPKGGR